The segment CCTGTCCAATGCTGCTGTGAAGGCTGATATCAACTGGCTGGAAGTGTGCGCCGCCGACGACCTGGTCGCCGACTCCGGCGTGGTGGTGTGGCACCAGGGCCAGCAGGTGGCGCTGTTCTACCTGCCAGGCCAGGGCCGCGAGTTGTACGCGGTGGGCAACCGCGACCCGCGCTCGGGCGCCAACATCATCGGCCGCGGGCTGGTGGGTAGCCTGGGTGGCGATGTGGTGGTCGCCGCACCGCTGTACAAGCAGCACTTCTGCCTGGCCAGCGGTCGTTGCCTGGAAGACCCGCAGCAGGCGCTGCCGGTGTGGCCGGCGCGGATCAGCGACGGGCAGGTGGAGATTGCCCGCGGGTAATCGGTAGCGTGCAAAGCCCAAAGCAAACGCGGCCCCTGTAGGAGCCGGCTTGCCGGCGATCACCGGCGCAGCCGGTGCCATCTACCGCGTCGCCTGCTTCGCGGGCAAGCCCGTTCCCACAGGACCGCGCAAAGCCCAGCGCAAACGCGGTCCCTGTAGGAGCCGGCTTGCCGGCGATCACCGGCGCAGCCGGTGCCATCCATACCACTGTGGCAGCGTTGCTCATGTGGAGGCGTTTCCCACGTGGGTTGGTCAGTTGCGCCGCGCAAGGCGACGGGGTGATCAGGGCAACTGCAGGCCGAAGTATTCCGGTTGGAAGGCATGCTCGATCACGAAATCGAAAAAGCCCTGCCCGGTGTCCAGGGTTTCGCCGGTATCGGTATCGTGGTAGACCACCTGCTCGAGGCAGCAGCCATTGTCGATTCGAAAGGCATGGTAACCGCCTGTTCCATCGTCGCTGAACGCCACGATGTCATCCGGAAGATCAAACTCGGCGTTGCGGGCCACGATGTTCCAGTCGCTGTCCGGGGCGACGGAAAACAGGTTGATGAAGGCGAAATACCCGGCATTCAGACGGGTCGCAAACAGCACGTAGGGCGCAGGCAGTTTCACCCCCAGTGACTGCTCGGCTTCATGCACGGCCTGCAGTGTTGCGCAGTCAGGGTCTTGGGCCATGAACCAGGCAGGTTGTCGCTGCTTCACGAACGCGACTTTGGCGAGGAATTGTTCAGGTGTCATGGGTGGGCTTTCCCGTTTCGTGCAAGTGATGGGGCCAGGTTCAGGCGAAGCATCCGGCGAACAGTTCGCCGATCTGTTTCTGGTATTGCCTGGTCTTGGGCATGCGCAGTTGCTCGAGATACTTGGCGATACCGTCGTCCTGCCCAAGCAGGGCGAACTCGATCAGGTGCCCGAGCGGCATTGTCGAAGGCAGGGGCTCGTCGACGATATTGTCCTCGCCACCTTCGGGCTCGGAAAAGGCGTCGAGCTTGGCGCAGATGTAGTTCTGGGTTGCCTGCGGCTGTTGCTGGATGAGCGCCAGCAGCGTGCCGGCGTCGAGCCCTGCCAGTGCCAGGCAGTGGTCGTAGAAGTCGGTCAGGCCTTGCTCCAGCGGCGTTTTACCCACCGGTTGGCCGAGGCGCTGTTGCAGCGTGTCGAGAAGGTTGAGATAGGCCGGCTGGTTGATGAGGTTGCTGCTGATCATTGTCGGGTCGTCCTGAGTGTAACCAATGGTCATCCGTGTATTTGGTGCTCGATGTCGCGGTCCCGTTGTGCGAATGAGCACGCTCAGGGAAACGAGGACGTTAACAGCGCTTCTAGCGAAGCTGCCAGCAGTTCGACCTCTCCTTCATCGTGCAGGTACAGGTAAAGCTGCCCCTGGCTGTTCATGAGAATCGGGTTACCGCTGCCGTCGCCTGATATGACGAAGGCATCATGCAGCTCCGGCAGGCCGGAGGTGTCGTAACAATCGCGAAAGTCAGTCGTCAGCTCAGTGACCGTTTCATTGCCGATAAGGCTGCCGTTTTCGAATGCGTGGATTCCAACACCGCCAAACGAACCGCCGAAGCGTTTGATGAATTCGACGTAGTCGGGATGAAAGGTAATGCCCAGCGTTTGCTGCGCGCTGTGAATCTGCTCATCGCTGGCGGGCTTTCCCAGCAGGTCGGGGTGTTCGTTGAACAGTTGCTGAAGTTTCCCTGTGAGCTCGGCGTTCATGGTTGGCCTTGTGCTGGCAGACTTTACGAAGCGGTGGCGTGTGCGGCGTTGAGTTTGCGTCTAGTGTCCTGTCTCGCAGATAAGCTGTTCACTTTTGGCGGCGACTTGGCCGGACACACAAGCCACTCGCCAAAAGAGAACGAATTTCCGAGACAGGACACTAGTCAACAAGTCGATCTCTTCTTCATCGTGCAGGTGCAGGTAAAGCTGCCCCTGGCTGTTCATGAGGATCGGGTTGCCGCTGCCGTCGCCTGATATGACGAACGCACCTTGCAGTTCCGCAAGCCCGGAAGTGTCGTGTTAGCCGTGAGCGTTCGCCGTCCGCCCACCCGTTTTCATGGGCCATGTGGAGAATCATATTTGTTGCCAGAAATCCGGGTGCCTTGAGCGCACCAAGGACTGAATATCCTCTGCATCGGATTCGAGCACGAACCCGGTGCCAATACCTTGCACGAAAAGCTCGAAATTGGCCGCTACTGGCAGGCTATCTTCCATCGCGGGTGTATCGGTAATGGCGTAGACATGCTGATCGTTGCAGTTGAGCACAATGGCGTAGGGGTCCGATGTGGCGATGACCAATTGTTGCGCTGGACGTAGTGCAGTACTCCACCAAGGGTTTTCATTGGGCTCGCGGTTCAGATCAAGCAGGTGTTCAAGATAGTCGCCACCGATCCCGAAGGTGATCGGCCCCAACGTGAAACTGTCCATATCGAACTGACTCAGAAAAGTCACGAATGCAGGCGGCAACTGCACATTCAACGCCTGCTCCAGGCCTGTGACTGGGCAGGAAACGGAGCGTCTCTTGAGCAGGTAGACCTCCAACTCTGGCATCTCCTCGAGCAGTGGAGTAAAGCGCTCCTGCAATGCCTGTTGGATTTGTGCAATTGAAAGCAGCATGGGTTGTCCTATTTCGTGTGCCAGATACCGCCGCTACCCACATGGGTCTTGGCGGGGACGGGGATAGCATGTTTACCGAAGTCGACATGGTGATGGATCAGGGTATCGCCCTTGTAGTTGGCGTGCTCCGGGAAGTGCTGTACCCAGGTCTTGTCGATTCTGGGGGAAAGTCCTAGTTTGTTGACGATGTACTGGTTGCTCTTGCTAAGCGACTCAGGGTACTGCTTCTGCCATTGCTGCCAGAATTCGGTGCGATTGCGGATACCACCATTGGCGGTGCTTTTACCCTGGGTGAAAGTGCTGGTGTCGACCGAGTAACGAGGGTCTGGCTGGCCTGGGTGCCTTGAATCATAGCGGGTCTGGTACGGGTTATCCTTGCCGAATATATCGCACAGGTTCAGACCCAACGGGTCGATCCAGGTCAGTGGCGTCGGCGCGTAACGATAAAGATTGGTGCCCCCGATCAGACTGATCGGATCTGGCTGAGTGAATCGACCAACGTCAGGATCGTAGTAGCGGAATGTGTTGTAGTGCAGCCCCGTCTCTCGGTCCAGATACTGTCCCTGGTAACGCAGGTTCTGCTGACGATTAGGGTGGTCGCTGTGCCATTCTTCATGGGTTTTTCCCCATGTTTTCAAGTCACTGTGCCAAACGCGCTGACCCTGCTCGTCTGTCAGTTGTTCCGGTGCACCGGCCAGGTTGGTATGGAAGTGGTAGATCACCTCTTTTCCGGGGGCGCCATCGATCCGAGCCACCGGCTCGTAGCTGGTACTGTCCCGATAAACATACAGGCTTGGTTTGTTGTTCTGTACTTCCTGCAGCAGTCGCATGCCCTGCCAGAGGAAGCGTGTTTCGCTGACGGGGTGTGGGTGACCGTCACGGTAGAGGCGTTTGTGGGTGCGCCTGCCCAACGGGTCGTAGCTGAACTCTATTCGCTCACGCACTGCCCCTCGTTGCTGGTCCACGCTGACCATGCGGTGTTCGGCATCGTATTCGAAGCGCTGGACCATTCGGCTGCCACTGCGTTTTTCGCTGAGCCTGCCAAAGCGATCGTAGCGGTAGCGCTTGTCCCGGTAGACCTGAAGACGATTGCGGGGCACACGCCCATTGATCTGGTAACCGTCCACCAGATTTCCCGCTGGGTCATAGCCGTAGTGCTCGACATGTTGTTCTTCACGCCCTGACAGCCTGTGACTGGCGCCATGTATGCGCTCGGTTGGGCCATGGTCGTAACGTCGAATTCGCTGGCCGCCCTCGGCGCCAGGGTCCATGACAAATGAAACGGCGGGGTCGGGTTGCCCTGGGGTGAAGCGCCGGCCAGTGGTGCTAATTTCGCTGACAAGCTTGTCACTGGCGTCGTATTGGTAATCCTTTTGCAGCAACGGCAAAGCTGCCAGAGAGCTTTCTGCGTTGCATATGGACTTACGGATCAGGCGGCCGGTGCTGTCATGGTGGATGAGCGTATGTAACTGGCCTTGAGTACGCAGTACTTCAGTATGCAGTTCGTCCCGCTCGATATCGCAGATGACCTTGCCATCCAGGTTGAGCTGGTGCAAGTGCCCGCTGCCGTAATAAAGGTGATTTATACCTCGCATGTCCGGCAGGGTCAGGGTCTGCAGGTTACCTGATGGGTCGTACTCGTAGGCCAGCGTACCGGGGCCACAGGACTCACTGGTCAATCTGTCCAGTGCGTCATAGCTGAATGTCAGTTGCTGCAATTCTCCCTGTAATGGCTCGAAATCGACTATCAGGAGGTTGTCGGCACTGTCGTAGCGGTATCGGCTGATCCCGTCATCGGTGTGTTTGCAAAGTAGCCGGCCAGCCGCATCGTGCTCGAAACGTTGGGTTTGTACCGCAGCAGGTGGTTCTGTCGCATCGCTATTCAGAAGGGGGGCGGCTTGCGAGGAAGGATGACGATCAACCTGGATGACATTACCGCGTGCGTCATAGCGGTAAGTTTGACCGCCACCCTCCAAGTTGCGCTGGGCCGTCAGGCGATCTAGCGCGTCCCACTGAAACGCGTAGTATTCGCCGTTTTCATTGGTCAGCCGCTGTAGACGATCAAATGCATCCCAGGACAGCAACAGTGTTGCTCCCATGGCATCTGTACGCATCTGCAGCCGACCGCGTGCGTCATATTGCCATTGTGTGACCTGCTGCGAGGGGTCGATATGGCTGACCAGTTGGCCATTGCTGTCAACTTGATAACGATCCGTGCGGCCGTCGGGCTTTTCCCTTTCAGTCAGTTGTCCACGGATGTCGAACTGATAGCGTGTGCGGTTTCCTTGAGCATCCTGGACCTCGCTCAAATTGCCGCGCTCATCGTAGCGGTATTGTGTCTTGTGCCCAGAACAGTCGATGTAACTGATCAATTGTCCGTGGGCATTCCAGTAAAACTTCCGTTGTTTATTCTGATGATCGCAGGCTTGCGTTCGACGGCCTTGCGGGTCGTATTGGTAATGGACGGCCTGACCCAACGGGTCGACTTCCTGCAGCAGGTTTCCCTGTCGGTCGTAGCTATAGCGCCAGAGGCGGCCGGCGCTATCAATAACTCGTGTCGGCAGAGCCCAATGTTCGACGTAGGTTATCTGCTCCTGCCGGCCGAGCGGGTCCTTTTGGCTGATCAGGCGCCCGAGCGAGTCGTAGGCATAGGTCCACCGTGAGCCCAGAGGGTCGGTGCTGGCCAGCAGTTGACCTTGCACGACTTCTTCCTCCCAGCATTGGCCGTGCGGATCGGTGTAGCGCAGAATCTCGTACAGCGGTCCCCAGTGGAAGTGTTCCTCGCGTCCGAGGCTGTCGACAACTTGGGTGTGGCCGTTTTGCAAATCATAATTAAATTGGTATTCCTCGCCATCGTCGCTCCAGTTCCGAACGACTCGCCATTCATGATCGGGCTGTGGCTCCAGCAAGGCCGGTAGTCCTTCGACAGGTCTGTGACAAGCTGTAAACCGAGCCCATTCATAATGGAAACATGCGCCACCAGCCACTGTATGGCTGGCCATGAGGCCTTCGTGGGTATAACTGAAGCGACGAACAACCTGGCTATTTCCATCGCGTACTTCGCTCAACTGGCCGGCGGCGGTATATTCGTAGCTGGCCAGTACTTCATGGTGGGTGATCCCGAACGTTTCCCCTGGGTGCAGGTACAGGCGTTGGATGTGGGCTACCCTGCGCAGATGATGGGGGTGATAACACAGCTCTACGGCAGCTCTGGCGCCGACATCGATCAGATATTGCAAGCGTCCCAGATCGTCATATAAAAGTTCCAGACGATTGAGGTTGCGATCACCCAGTTGCACCAGCCGTGAACGATGAGGTGTGATCGGATCATTGCGGAACACTTGATATTGCCCGCTGTGGATATTCTCGACCACGGTAATACCATGGTCCTGATGGAAGAACGCCAGGCCATCGAGGCTGCTGACAAAAGCAGTACCGACCTCCATCCGCCCCAACTCCAGGCGCATGCCCTCATCGTCCACATAGATCCACAAGTCTCCCCCGTCAGGGTGCTTGATACGTTCGATGAACGATTCATATCTAACTCGCCATCCGAGCCCGAATAGACTGTCTTGCTGCCGGTCCGTGCTGTCATAACGGCGTGACCAGTCGATAGGCAACAGGCCTGGTAAGGTGAAGTCCAGCTCTTGCGGCCCTTCGAGCAGCTTGCCGCCTGTCGACACTACGACCGGGTGGCCCTTGCAGCCGGGAAGTCTGGACTTGGGGCGTTGTGCCTTGTTCGGCCTGACTTTCCCGCGCCGAGAAATCAGCATCCCGGCCACGATGCCAATGATCTTCGCCGCCGCGCTCTTGCCATCGTGGATGTCCCGCACGGTCACCGTGCCGCCACCGATGCGCACGTTGGGCGAGAAGCTCATGCCGATCGGCCCGTCGCAGGTGCTCTTGTCCCCCACGCGCGCAGCCGGGTGGCCGTTGATGAACACCTTGTCCGAGCCCTGGGCGACGAAGTTGGGCGTCGGGTGCTTGGTGCACTTGACCGTGTCGAGTTCGTCGGGCTGGGTGCCGGGGTCTTTCGGGGTGGTCACCGGCGGGTTGAAGATGCTGTCGATCTCCTGGGCCAGGCCGATGATCGGCAGCATCATCGAGGCGCCCATCATCGCGTAGCTGCCGATGTTCTCCAGTATCGAGGGCTCTTCGGCGGCGATCTCGGGTTCGCTGACGCCGGTGACGATGCCCGCAGCGCGGGCTGCGGGGATGCCGTTGATATGGGTATTGACCGACCCGGTTTCGATGGCCCCGTAAGGCTCCGGCGGGAACATCGAATTGCCCACCCAACTGCTGAAGTCCGAGATTTGCTCGCCGATGCTCTTGTCTTCGCCACCGGGCAGCATGGCTGCGGCGCCGACCAGCGCGCCGGCAATCAGCGGGGTCAGCACCGCTGCCGCCCCGCCGGTGCCGACCACGGCCACCACCGCGCCGCCAATGGCCGCGGCCACCGCAGCGGTGGCGGCGGCGTAGACCACCGCTTCGGTCAGGGTGCTGACCAGCTCGGCCATCAGCGGCGGGTGCAGGATGAGGTCGCCCTGGCGGGCGGCGTGCAGGCTATCGTCCATGAGCCGGGTCGGTGTCCGTGGTCAGTTCAGTTGCAGGCCGGCCTTGATGGCCTCCCAGTGGGCGAGGTCGGTAGGCGTAAGCGGCGCCTGCTTGCTGTAGCTCACTGCCACGAAGCGCGCCTGCCCGGGCGGGGTGTAGGCCAGCTGGCGCTGGTACGAGAGCACCTCGCCACGCTTGAACTGCAGGCTGACTTCCAGCCCGTGGATGTCGCGTGCGGCGCCGGCGAGGGTTGGCTGGGGTTCGCTGATGACCGCGCCCAGGCGTTCGCGCAACTGGGCCAGTTGCTGTTGGTAGAGGTCTTCGAGGGTTTGCCCCGCCGGCAACGGGCTGCGGGCGATCACCAGGCTGGTGCCGCGCTCGCGAAAGGCGAGCATGTTCATGCTGGTGTCTTCGGGCGTTTCATCGCCCAGTTCCAGGGTCAGGTCGTGGGTGAGGTAGGCGGCCATGGCGCTGCTCCTTGCGTCGAAGCGGCACACGCTAAAGCTTCGCTGCGCAGGCTGCAAGCGCCGGGCGACGCGGCGGTGACGGGGTTCACCGAATCGCCCGTGCTGGCATTTTGCCCGGGTTACAGCACCAGGCCCTGGGGTTTGCGCCCGGCGAATACGTCCACCAGGCTGGCCACTACCATTTCGCCCATGCGCGTGCGGGTTTGCAGCGTGGCGCTGGCGCGGTGCGGTTGCAGCACCACGTCTTCACGCTCGAACAGCGCTTCGGGGGCGCGCGGTTCGTCGGCGAACACATCCAGCGCGGCGCCGGCGATCTCGCCGGCCTGCAGGGCGGCGAGCAGCGCCGGCTCGTCCACCAGCTTGCCGCGGGCGATGTTGATCAGGTAGCCGTCGCGGCCCAGGGCCTGGAGGATCTCGCGGGTGACCAGTGCCTCGCCCTTGTCGGCGGCGGCGGCGAGGATCAGCGCGTCGCTGTTCTTGGCCAGTTGCACAAGGTCGGCTTCAAAGCTGTAGGGCACATCCTGCGCCTGCAGGTCGGTGTAGCCGATCGGGCAGCCGAAGGCAGCGGCGCGCTGGGCCACGGCGCGGCCAACGCGGCCCATGCCGACGATACCCACGCGCATGCCCGACACCTGGCGCGCCAGCGGCAAGGGCGCCAGCGGGGTAGGGCTGGTGGCCCAGTGGCCGGCGCGCACGAAACGGTCGCCCGTGCAGATGCCGCGGCACACGCCGATCAACAGGCCGATGGCAAGGTCCGCCACGTCTTCGGTAAGTGCGCCGATGGTGGCGCACACCGGGATACCGCGATCGCGAGCGTAGGCCAGGTCGATCGCATCGGTGCCCACGCCGTTGACGGTGATGATTTCAAGGTTGGGCAGGCGCGCCATCAGCGCCTGGCTGATGCCGGTATGGCCGCCGGTGATGACGCCGCGAATGCTGGCCGCGTGGGCGTCGAGCCAGGCCTCCTTGTTGCTTTGTTCGTAGTAGCGGTGGACGGTGAACAGGGTTTCCAGGCGCTGGCGGATTTCTGGGATGAGGATCGGGCTCAGTTGCAGGACTTCGGGTTTCATGGGGCACTCCACCTGTATGGCGATGGGAAAGAGGCGTGGGAGCGGGCTTGCCCCGCGATTGATGGCACCGGCTGCGCCGGTATCGCGGGGCAAGCCCGCTCCCACAGGATTTCATCTGTGCAAGGGCGGCTCAGCCACGCCCCACAAACGGCATGTTGCTGGCCATCACGGTCATGTTCAGCACGTTCGCCTCCAGCGGCAGCGCTGCGATGTAGCGCACCGCGTCGGCCACGTGGCGTACATCCACCATCGGTTCGGGGGCAATGTCGCCGTTGGCCTGGCGCACGCCGCGGGTCATGCGTTCGGACAGCTCGGTCAGGGCGTTGCCGATGTCCACCTGGCTGCAGACGATGCTGTACGGGCGCCCGTCCAGCGCCAGGGCCTTGGTCAGGCCCAGCACCGCGTGCTTGCTGGCGGTGTAGGGGCCGGTGAACGGGCGCGGGGTGTGCGCCGAGATCGAGCCGTTGTTGATGATCCGCCCGCCCTGGGGCTGCTGGCGGCGCATCAGGCCGAAGGCGGCGCGGGCACACAGGAATACGCCGTCGATGTTGGTCGCCACCACGTTGCGCCAGTTCTCCAGCGGCAGTTCGTCGATGGGTACCGCCGGGGCGTTGATACCGGCGTTGTTGAAAATCAGGTCAAGGCGCCCGTGCACCTCCTCGATGGCGGCGAACAGCGCCGCGACGCTGTGCTCGTCACGCACGTCGGTGGGCACGGCCATGGCCTCGCGGCCGGCGGCGCGGGCCTGGGCAGCCAGGGCTTCGAGCGGTTCGGTGCGGCGCCCGGCGAGTACCAGGCTGAAGCCGTCCTCGAGCAGGGCCAGGGCCACGGCGCGGCCGATGCCGCTGCCGGCGCCGGTGACCAAGGCAACTTTTTTGTTCTGGGTTTGCGACATGTTCGGCTCCGGGGTCAGGCGGCTTGGGAGGCGGGGCGCGGGCCCACCTGCAGGGTCAGTTCGGCGATGCCGTCGATGCCGGCGTGGATCACGTCGCCGGGTTCCAGTGGCGCCACGCCGGGTGGGCTGCCGGTCATGATCAGGTCGCCCGGGCGCAGCGGCAGCAGGCGTGACAGGCGGGCGATGACCTCATCCAGCGGCCAGGTTTGCTGCGACAGGTGCGCGCGCTGGCGCTCCTGGCCGTTGACCTTGAGCCACAGCTCGGCGTCCAGCGGCCAGCTGGCCTGAACGATGGCGGTCATCGGCGCGGCGGCCTCGAACACCTTGGCGCCTTCCCAGGGCAGGCCCTGCTGCTTGGCCTGGCGCTGACGGTCGCGGCGGGTCAGGTCCAGGCCGGCGGCGTAGCCGTACACATGCTCCAGGGCATTGGCCGGGGCGATGTTGGCGCCGCCCTTGCCGATGGCTACCACCAGTTCGATTTCGTGGCAGAACTCTTCGGTGGCCGGGGCGTAGGGTAGCTCGCCGCTGGCTTCGACCACGTTGCAGGCGGGCTTCATGAAGAACACCGGCTCGCTGGGGGCTGGGTCGGTGGCCTGCGGCCAGGGGTAATTGCGGCCCAGGCAGAACACCCGGCCGACGGGGAAGCGCGCGTCGCTGCCCTGGATCGGCAGGCTGACGATGGCCGGTGGGCTGAACAGGTACGTCATGGGTGGATCCTCTGGTTGCGAGTGGCCAGCGTAATCAGCGCTGGCCGCTGGAAGTTGGACGAAAGCGGGGTGGGCTTGGAGGAATCGGGTTTTCTGCCGATCGCGGGTCAAGCCCGCTCCCACGCGCCTCGCAGTGGCGCTCAGGCCGTGGTCTTCAGCTCGATCCGGTACAGCTTGCCCAGCAGCAGCGAGTACGACAGCGTGCCCATCAGCGCGACACCGCCGATGAACCAGAACGCCATGGCGAACGAGCCGCTGGCATGCACGATGGCGCCGATCACGATGGGGGTGACGATGCCGCCGATGTTGGCCGCAAGGCTGGTGATGCCGCCGGTAAGGCCGATCAGTTCCTTGGGCGCCACTTCCGACACCGCCGCCCAGGATGACGAGGCGATGCCCTGGGCGAAGAACGCCAGGGTGAGCACGGCGATGCACAGCACGTTGGAGTCGGTGAAATTCACCAGCACGATCGACATGCCCAGCATCGAGCCCACCACCAGCGGCAGC is part of the Pseudomonas fakonensis genome and harbors:
- the nirD gene encoding nitrite reductase small subunit NirD is translated as MNLSNAAVKADINWLEVCAADDLVADSGVVVWHQGQQVALFYLPGQGRELYAVGNRDPRSGANIIGRGLVGSLGGDVVVAAPLYKQHFCLASGRCLEDPQQALPVWPARISDGQVEIARG
- a CDS encoding SMI1/KNR4 family protein, whose translation is MTPEQFLAKVAFVKQRQPAWFMAQDPDCATLQAVHEAEQSLGVKLPAPYVLFATRLNAGYFAFINLFSVAPDSDWNIVARNAEFDLPDDIVAFSDDGTGGYHAFRIDNGCCLEQVVYHDTDTGETLDTGQGFFDFVIEHAFQPEYFGLQLP
- a CDS encoding SMI1/KNR4 family protein, yielding MNAELTGKLQQLFNEHPDLLGKPASDEQIHSAQQTLGITFHPDYVEFIKRFGGSFGGVGIHAFENGSLIGNETVTELTTDFRDCYDTSGLPELHDAFVISGDGSGNPILMNSQGQLYLYLHDEGEVELLAASLEALLTSSFP
- a CDS encoding RHS repeat-associated core domain-containing protein yields the protein MDDSLHAARQGDLILHPPLMAELVSTLTEAVVYAAATAAVAAAIGGAVVAVVGTGGAAAVLTPLIAGALVGAAAMLPGGEDKSIGEQISDFSSWVGNSMFPPEPYGAIETGSVNTHINGIPAARAAGIVTGVSEPEIAAEEPSILENIGSYAMMGASMMLPIIGLAQEIDSIFNPPVTTPKDPGTQPDELDTVKCTKHPTPNFVAQGSDKVFINGHPAARVGDKSTCDGPIGMSFSPNVRIGGGTVTVRDIHDGKSAAAKIIGIVAGMLISRRGKVRPNKAQRPKSRLPGCKGHPVVVSTGGKLLEGPQELDFTLPGLLPIDWSRRYDSTDRQQDSLFGLGWRVRYESFIERIKHPDGGDLWIYVDDEGMRLELGRMEVGTAFVSSLDGLAFFHQDHGITVVENIHSGQYQVFRNDPITPHRSRLVQLGDRNLNRLELLYDDLGRLQYLIDVGARAAVELCYHPHHLRRVAHIQRLYLHPGETFGITHHEVLASYEYTAAGQLSEVRDGNSQVVRRFSYTHEGLMASHTVAGGACFHYEWARFTACHRPVEGLPALLEPQPDHEWRVVRNWSDDGEEYQFNYDLQNGHTQVVDSLGREEHFHWGPLYEILRYTDPHGQCWEEEVVQGQLLASTDPLGSRWTYAYDSLGRLISQKDPLGRQEQITYVEHWALPTRVIDSAGRLWRYSYDRQGNLLQEVDPLGQAVHYQYDPQGRRTQACDHQNKQRKFYWNAHGQLISYIDCSGHKTQYRYDERGNLSEVQDAQGNRTRYQFDIRGQLTEREKPDGRTDRYQVDSNGQLVSHIDPSQQVTQWQYDARGRLQMRTDAMGATLLLSWDAFDRLQRLTNENGEYYAFQWDALDRLTAQRNLEGGGQTYRYDARGNVIQVDRHPSSQAAPLLNSDATEPPAAVQTQRFEHDAAGRLLCKHTDDGISRYRYDSADNLLIVDFEPLQGELQQLTFSYDALDRLTSESCGPGTLAYEYDPSGNLQTLTLPDMRGINHLYYGSGHLHQLNLDGKVICDIERDELHTEVLRTQGQLHTLIHHDSTGRLIRKSICNAESSLAALPLLQKDYQYDASDKLVSEISTTGRRFTPGQPDPAVSFVMDPGAEGGQRIRRYDHGPTERIHGASHRLSGREEQHVEHYGYDPAGNLVDGYQINGRVPRNRLQVYRDKRYRYDRFGRLSEKRSGSRMVQRFEYDAEHRMVSVDQQRGAVRERIEFSYDPLGRRTHKRLYRDGHPHPVSETRFLWQGMRLLQEVQNNKPSLYVYRDSTSYEPVARIDGAPGKEVIYHFHTNLAGAPEQLTDEQGQRVWHSDLKTWGKTHEEWHSDHPNRQQNLRYQGQYLDRETGLHYNTFRYYDPDVGRFTQPDPISLIGGTNLYRYAPTPLTWIDPLGLNLCDIFGKDNPYQTRYDSRHPGQPDPRYSVDTSTFTQGKSTANGGIRNRTEFWQQWQKQYPESLSKSNQYIVNKLGLSPRIDKTWVQHFPEHANYKGDTLIHHHVDFGKHAIPVPAKTHVGSGGIWHTK
- a CDS encoding DcrB-related protein, which produces MAAYLTHDLTLELGDETPEDTSMNMLAFRERGTSLVIARSPLPAGQTLEDLYQQQLAQLRERLGAVISEPQPTLAGAARDIHGLEVSLQFKRGEVLSYQRQLAYTPPGQARFVAVSYSKQAPLTPTDLAHWEAIKAGLQLN
- a CDS encoding 2-hydroxyacid dehydrogenase; this encodes MKPEVLQLSPILIPEIRQRLETLFTVHRYYEQSNKEAWLDAHAASIRGVITGGHTGISQALMARLPNLEIITVNGVGTDAIDLAYARDRGIPVCATIGALTEDVADLAIGLLIGVCRGICTGDRFVRAGHWATSPTPLAPLPLARQVSGMRVGIVGMGRVGRAVAQRAAAFGCPIGYTDLQAQDVPYSFEADLVQLAKNSDALILAAAADKGEALVTREILQALGRDGYLINIARGKLVDEPALLAALQAGEIAGAALDVFADEPRAPEALFEREDVVLQPHRASATLQTRTRMGEMVVASLVDVFAGRKPQGLVL
- a CDS encoding SDR family oxidoreductase, with amino-acid sequence MSQTQNKKVALVTGAGSGIGRAVALALLEDGFSLVLAGRRTEPLEALAAQARAAGREAMAVPTDVRDEHSVAALFAAIEEVHGRLDLIFNNAGINAPAVPIDELPLENWRNVVATNIDGVFLCARAAFGLMRRQQPQGGRIINNGSISAHTPRPFTGPYTASKHAVLGLTKALALDGRPYSIVCSQVDIGNALTELSERMTRGVRQANGDIAPEPMVDVRHVADAVRYIAALPLEANVLNMTVMASNMPFVGRG
- a CDS encoding fumarylacetoacetate hydrolase family protein, translated to MTYLFSPPAIVSLPIQGSDARFPVGRVFCLGRNYPWPQATDPAPSEPVFFMKPACNVVEASGELPYAPATEEFCHEIELVVAIGKGGANIAPANALEHVYGYAAGLDLTRRDRQRQAKQQGLPWEGAKVFEAAAPMTAIVQASWPLDAELWLKVNGQERQRAHLSQQTWPLDEVIARLSRLLPLRPGDLIMTGSPPGVAPLEPGDVIHAGIDGIAELTLQVGPRPASQAA